The nucleotide sequence TCTGTTTATTCGAAACTACTAATAAAGAACTCATACTTATGCTAAAATGAACGCTTTTTCGACGTGtctttcaaattattgtgaTTTCAAGATATTTTCCAGAATATTGAGCTCCTTTATGGTATTTACCATCTTGAAAATCGATATTGGGGACAAACCGGTATGAATAATTCGATTCGTGTTTTCCCTGAATACTTCAATGCTTCTGAGCTATCTAACTGAGAACTACTGTGAAATTTGTAGATAATCCCATTTGATTGCCGgatatttttatcgtattttcaCTACTTCTGAAAATTAACTAGTGAAAACCCATTTATAACAAACAATACGAGGTTTGTTactaaagttttgagatagacaaataagaacaaatatttataattgattatagctttatggtttttcaaaatattctccctCAAGATAATTGTACTTTTGCCTGCTTTTGAAgaaattgtcgaagcattttttccattccataaACCGCATCTTCGGGTATAGGAAAACGTTgacctcacaatttatttttgatttgcgggaataagaagaaataattgggtaccaaacagatgacccatcaattcgatgttttaactgttcaataacatttttgtttgaactgatgtaaAAGAGCTGACGTTCTAACATCTCGAGAGAGAAGCGAAAACGCTACAGTCATTGGATGTTTTAACGCCGAAGGAATATTCTTGCCTCCAGTGTTAATTATGAATGGggtcaacaaaataaattcacttTTTCCTATCCATTCATAACTTTCGAACATTTCTTCGCTATTTCAGACATTGCTGAAGAAATTATTGCAAATGATACTAATGAAGATATATCGAGTGTGAACAACGGTCTTTCTGGAAAACGGACAAAAAACAATGGGAAAGATTTCTTTCATATTCCACCATATATTCTGAAAAGGCACTTTCATTGATCAAAGACGACCAATGGAGAGTTACTAGTATACTTACTGGACACTTTCGCCAACTTTACAGAGTCACCTGACTGAAAAACGGTCTGTGGTACACAATAGATCAGTAGGTCAAAGTGTTAACGAGGTGAAAATACAACCTTATGCTTTATctcatctaatctaatctaatgtattgatataattttgatataagaattttcaatataaacttgcttttataaattaagatttCTGTTCATATTTACTCATTGCTAACGGTGAAAAATGCAAAGTTCCTTAGATTCTTAAGTGTCGTGGGACTTAATGTCgcatataataattgaaatttctttcCCATGATCTTAGGAAATTGGTGACAACGGTAACTCGCGGATAATTGATCGATAGATAGTTGATCAGTCATCGACCGGCGAGACTGGaagatcaaattaaatttataaaaaaacattattgaaggaattgaaaatatgaacttTAAATAAGATTTAATCGTACTTCATTTGTTATATTCGATTGCCATCTGGTAACCCTATTGTAAATAAATGTGGCGATGGAAAAAAGGGTTTGATTTTAGAAGGGTAAAAATTGAGAgtaatatgaattattttattcgtaacaaaataaaaataaaaaatcttgcCAAGAAATTAAAGTTTATAGTTAACAAAcgagaaataaaagaaaaatagatgTTGGTCGATTATCAGACCTACCCAAAATGCACgcaaaatttcatgagaatcggTCGAGCCGTTTCCGTTGAGTTTAATAATAAACACCGCGACACgcgaattttatatattatataaacacTCGCATTTCCTTCACAATTTACTCatgttatattatattttccaatGAATTGTCATAGCCAACATAAGTACGTTTAATGAAagatcaatttatattttaattattccgGTTGATTGGTGAAGTAATCAATTTTTGATCAGTATAAAACTGTAATCAAGTGCTTGTGTTATAAACATGGAATAATTATTTCCTCAACCAACAGCGAAGTCGCTAAATTGGATTAATTCGAAAATTACTTTTCCAGGTATCCGAATACGCTTTCGCAGGACTCGAGGACACCCTATCTGAATTAGACATGGCTGAAAACAAACTGAAGAGTTTTCCAATTAAATCTTTGAGACGACTAGAAAGATTGCGACATTTACGTCTAGCCTGGAATGAAATTAATGCCATTCAAGATGATTCCTACTCAAGACTCGGTTCCCTCCTTTACTTAGATCTCAGctttaataatttcgaaaaactagAAGATTATTCGTTCAGAATTTTTCCAGGAATACGCACTTTATCGTTATATTATAACGTTATAGAAACTGTACATCAAGACTCATTTTCAACGCTAACGGATCTACAATCGTTGGATTTAAGTCACaacaaaatagtttatttagATCAGtcatgttttcaaaataataaaaaattacgatCAGTGGACTTAAGTCATAATCACGTTCATTATATAAGCGGTGTTTTCGCTTATCTACCAGAGCTCAAGGAACTGTTTCTCTCAGAAAACAACATATTGGAGATACCAGCAGATGCTTTCACAGATTCATCAAACTTATCCGTTATTTATTTACAACAGAATGCAATACGAAGAATTGATCCCGAATCATTAGTTACATTAGTTAACCTATCGCAATTACATTTAAGCTCGAATTTCATTCAACACGTACCCAACAACTTACTCCAACATAACGTCAACTTAACATCTCTCAGTTTAGACAGTAATTGGTTAACACGTTTAGAACCAGGAACATTTGATAAAACCATAAATCTGAGAGAAATTAGGctccataataataaaattcaatcaattcTCCGAGGAGTATTTGATCCACTCCCCTCGTTACTAGAACTACACTtacaaaacaatgaaatatcTTCGATAGATTGGGGTGCTTTTCGTACTTTGCAAAGTCTCCAGCATGTAAATTTACAAGGTAACGTGATAGTGGATCTCGGGGATGTATTTATGCATGAGTCTCCGTCCCTTGTATCGATTCAATTagattcaaataatattttatcattgcaCAACGATACTTTGAGAGGACAGTCTAGTGTGCAGATCATGTGGTTAGGTCATAACAGACTTAAGAAAATAAGCAAATCACTTTTTAAAGACCTACTTATGATTCAAAGAGTGTATCTCACCAATAACAGCATTTCGTACATAGAAGAGAGATCATTTGAACCCATGCAAGCTTTGAAGTTCTTAGAGCTCAGTATGAATCAGTTGACTCAAATAACACAAACGACATTTTGTGAATTATTCGAATTAGAAGAGCTTCATCTCTCCAAAAATATGTTGAGGAGTATAGAACCTCAATCTTTCACCAATCTGAAGAAACTGAGGATACTGGATCTTTCATGTAACCCTCTTATTGTTTTACAcgataatatttttcaagaaggCTTACCAATAAGGAATTTGAATCTCTACAATTGTTCCATACAAAGAATCGATTTGGGCGCGTTTAGAGGTctgaataatttaaatgaactgAATCTAGCTCTTAACGAACTGACCTCTAAAGATTTGAGTGCGTTGGATATTCCGGGTTTGCGAGTACTAAAGCTAACCAACAATGATTTTAGTACTTTGCACGGGTTCTCCTTGAACGGTTTACCATCCTTACAGACTCTTTATTTAGATCGATGTAAGATTTCGAGAGTGCCAGATGAACTTTTTTCTAACAACAAGAACTTACTACATATTGATTTGAATTATAATCATATAATGGATTTAGGGTACAAagtgtttttaaatttgaacGTACTAAAAGAGTTAAAATTGTCTAGTAACATATTTAGTGATATACCTTATACGGCCCTTTTGAACATATCTACGATGGAAGTGTTAACATTAGCATATAATCATTTAACCACTATAGAGATATCTCGACTAAATGGTTTGCCTAATTTGCGAGAACTTGATTTGAAAAGTAACTTCATAACATCATTATCGGGATTTGCATCGGCTAACTTAACTCAACTGTTTTCCTTGGACCTGAGTAACAACTCTCTGGTGGGATTACCAGCTAACTTTTTCCATCACTCTCCTTTACTAGGACGAATTGATATATCTTGTAATAGATTTAAGCAAATCCCGAGTTCGGCGTTGTCAGGAACTACGCTACCAGGATTGAATTGGTTGAATCTAACGGAGAATCCCTTAATAAGAATTCATGACATAACATCAACAAATCGTTATCCTTCTTTAGAAGAAATACATATAAGTTCAACTAATCTCAGTATTATAACAAGCAAAGATTTTGAATCTTTTCCGGCACTACTTCACATCTTCTTGGGACAAAACAGGATTTCAAGAATTTCTCCAGGAGCTTTTGGAAATTTACCGAATCTATTAACTCTTGATTTGGGTGTGAATGAATTGGAATTGTTACCTCAAGAAAGGTTACAAGGTTTGAATCATTTGAGAATCCTCAATCTAACCCATAATCGTTTGAAAGAACTGGAAGAATTTCCAGCGAATTTGAAGTCACTCCAAATTCTGGACATATCTTTCAATCATTTGGGAAGGATAAGCAAAAGTACTTTCCAACATCTAGAAAATTTATCGGAATTATATCTCTTCGGTAACTGGATATCGCTTGTTTCTAGTGATGCTTTCAAACCTTTAAAGAAGTTAAGAACCCTCGATTTGAGCCGAAATTATTTGGAGAATATTCCTTTGAATGCGTTTCGTCCTTTAGAAACTCAAATTAGAAGTCTTAGAACAGAAGgtaggttattttttt is from Diorhabda sublineata isolate icDioSubl1.1 chromosome 1, icDioSubl1.1, whole genome shotgun sequence and encodes:
- the LOC130445422 gene encoding chaoptin, giving the protein MMARNGAILILLAVSISLQTFADQTKCPSLAANPSCQCFNFENGILLECPAATADSVKSVLEIIEGSVQSLNIYDPDKSIVKLPKHFFPDTTIIKHLQISQSNIQELHDDCLLPLKPHLESFSLVSGRLKEIPQKAFKGLNKLIALDLEANSIVDLPSYSFYGLHLIKLNMKGNQIQKVSEYAFAGLEDTLSELDMAENKLKSFPIKSLRRLERLRHLRLAWNEINAIQDDSYSRLGSLLYLDLSFNNFEKLEDYSFRIFPGIRTLSLYYNVIETVHQDSFSTLTDLQSLDLSHNKIVYLDQSCFQNNKKLRSVDLSHNHVHYISGVFAYLPELKELFLSENNILEIPADAFTDSSNLSVIYLQQNAIRRIDPESLVTLVNLSQLHLSSNFIQHVPNNLLQHNVNLTSLSLDSNWLTRLEPGTFDKTINLREIRLHNNKIQSILRGVFDPLPSLLELHLQNNEISSIDWGAFRTLQSLQHVNLQGNVIVDLGDVFMHESPSLVSIQLDSNNILSLHNDTLRGQSSVQIMWLGHNRLKKISKSLFKDLLMIQRVYLTNNSISYIEERSFEPMQALKFLELSMNQLTQITQTTFCELFELEELHLSKNMLRSIEPQSFTNLKKLRILDLSCNPLIVLHDNIFQEGLPIRNLNLYNCSIQRIDLGAFRGLNNLNELNLALNELTSKDLSALDIPGLRVLKLTNNDFSTLHGFSLNGLPSLQTLYLDRCKISRVPDELFSNNKNLLHIDLNYNHIMDLGYKVFLNLNVLKELKLSSNIFSDIPYTALLNISTMEVLTLAYNHLTTIEISRLNGLPNLRELDLKSNFITSLSGFASANLTQLFSLDLSNNSLVGLPANFFHHSPLLGRIDISCNRFKQIPSSALSGTTLPGLNWLNLTENPLIRIHDITSTNRYPSLEEIHISSTNLSIITSKDFESFPALLHIFLGQNRISRISPGAFGNLPNLLTLDLGVNELELLPQERLQGLNHLRILNLTHNRLKELEEFPANLKSLQILDISFNHLGRISKSTFQHLENLSELYLFGNWISLVSSDAFKPLKKLRTLDLSRNYLENIPLNAFRPLETQIRSLRTEENPLSCSCDSQELWEWLHDHQKLVEHTDTLQLRCEHPPELRGRIFLELDPEQFCDQPMVVKLGIQDIQPFSVLVSWQSRNHSGLSGYQVAYYAIDRLEDLEIRGRKLDRFSRSMKLSKLYPDTKYLICVLALGNWALNLKESPQGLRRSINESQDLEVFSDGMRPLLVDSPTSRCAEVNTLGAPDSMHVGMGILPDHSMGTQSILTRRLGLIIGCCMGFIVFIGLVTVLGYLKIKKQRRAVKRDQPLPPEYLSYRHFSIQSGEAGGHPHFITNMNTTVLN